One segment of Candidatus Nitrospira nitrosa DNA contains the following:
- a CDS encoding protein adenylyltransferase SelO, with protein MPRRTLETLSFDNTYARLPQAFYARLNPTSFSAPPYLVHANRSAAELIDLDPGQLTRPAFAELFGGNALAPGMEPLAMLYSGHQFGVYVPQLGDGRAILLGEATNEQGERWDLHLKGAGLTPFSRDGDGRAVLRSTIREYLCCAAMRGLGIPTTLALCLVGSDDKVYREQIETGAMLVRMAPSHVRFGTFEIFYYRKQYDHLKILADYVIDQHFPHLRDVNEKYAKFFTEVVERTARLLAQWQAVGWAHGVMNTDNMSILGLTMDYGPYGFMDDYDAGFICNHSDHNGRYAFNQQPYIGLWNLSCLAQALLPLAEKDALKAGLETYQSLFEQEYQKLMRAKLGLVEMRAEDHDLIQDFLGLLQGSHADYTIVLRELGTFASSEGMTNDGLREHFLNRDRFDEWAVRYRDRLRSERSRDDERWNRMNRVNPKYVLRNYLAQIAIEKAQNKDFSEIDRLFTLLQDPFKDQQGMESYALPPPNWGKHLAVSCSS; from the coding sequence ATGCCCCGGCGAACGCTTGAAACGCTTTCCTTCGACAATACCTATGCCCGGCTTCCTCAGGCCTTTTATGCGCGATTGAACCCGACTTCCTTTAGTGCACCTCCCTATTTGGTCCATGCCAATCGATCTGCCGCCGAGTTGATCGATCTTGATCCAGGGCAATTGACTCGGCCGGCGTTCGCGGAGCTGTTCGGGGGGAATGCACTCGCGCCCGGCATGGAGCCGCTCGCGATGCTGTATTCCGGTCATCAATTCGGCGTCTATGTTCCGCAACTCGGGGACGGCCGAGCGATTCTCCTTGGTGAAGCAACGAACGAGCAAGGGGAGCGGTGGGATCTCCATCTCAAAGGAGCGGGGCTAACGCCGTTTTCACGCGATGGGGACGGCCGGGCCGTACTGCGTTCGACAATCCGTGAATATCTCTGTTGCGCGGCGATGCGTGGCCTTGGGATTCCAACGACACTGGCGCTCTGTCTCGTCGGTAGTGATGACAAGGTGTATCGCGAACAGATTGAAACCGGCGCGATGCTGGTCCGCATGGCGCCGTCGCACGTCCGCTTCGGCACATTCGAGATCTTCTACTACCGAAAGCAGTATGACCATCTGAAAATTCTTGCCGACTATGTGATCGACCAGCACTTCCCCCATCTCCGCGACGTCAATGAGAAGTATGCGAAATTCTTTACTGAGGTGGTCGAGCGCACCGCCCGATTGCTCGCGCAATGGCAAGCCGTGGGTTGGGCTCATGGGGTGATGAACACCGACAATATGTCGATTCTCGGTCTCACGATGGACTACGGGCCGTATGGATTCATGGATGACTACGACGCAGGTTTCATCTGTAACCATTCGGATCATAACGGTCGCTACGCCTTCAATCAGCAACCCTACATCGGGCTCTGGAATCTGAGCTGCTTGGCGCAAGCCCTGTTGCCATTGGCGGAGAAAGACGCGCTCAAAGCGGGCCTTGAGACCTATCAGTCATTGTTTGAGCAGGAATACCAGAAGCTCATGCGAGCGAAATTGGGATTGGTCGAGATGCGAGCAGAAGACCATGACCTCATTCAAGACTTTCTGGGTCTGCTCCAGGGCAGTCATGCCGATTACACGATCGTGCTTCGCGAATTGGGTACGTTTGCTTCTTCGGAAGGTATGACGAATGACGGCTTGCGCGAACATTTTCTCAATCGTGATCGGTTTGACGAGTGGGCGGTGCGCTATCGGGACCGACTGAGGAGTGAGCGCAGCCGCGATGACGAACGGTGGAATCGAATGAATCGTGTCAACCCTAAGTATGTGTTGCGGAATTATCTTGCGCAGATCGCGATTGAGAAAGCACAGAACAAGGACTTCTCCGAGATCGACCGGCTCTTCACCCTGTTGCAAGATCCCTTCAAGGATCAGCAGGGCATGGAGTCCTATGCCCTTCCTCCGCCGAATTGGGGCAAGCATTTGGCTGTCAGTTGTTCCTCCTGA
- a CDS encoding carboxysome shell carbonic anhydrase domain-containg protein produces the protein MGNSTVPQASPDSIAIRNLPIQQRIDWLMEHARRYAQVYQSPESFLARERYSAKHDTAIIALKCMDGRLNLSVATNTPPGIIQPIRNLGGRFDMGWPHFGEVMTDQIQQMVRHGRRTLILMNYHYSKGDQHRGCAGWGYNTDAARDHALRTKRQVEEVFGSAHSTVYPLVCGFETDEDALVLHGSNHRDTLDLSTVSAQDLASLPASLSRLYPDMPEEMQEDLLPLVQGNIAHIEEVRKNDRTLEIVHHEWMIGIGRGFHWLHMPNLALIIGPHSPELADPLSKAGGIIAANMRDDRIPDDGFLLLSVAPYQEVGVDRARATLKSRFMAEFAAHIIRSDHAKIADKINIRKAVLSWHTRALELIV, from the coding sequence ATGGGTAACTCGACTGTTCCTCAAGCCAGCCCCGACAGCATCGCGATCCGCAACTTGCCCATACAACAACGAATCGACTGGCTGATGGAACATGCCCGTCGCTATGCCCAGGTATACCAAAGTCCAGAATCCTTTCTCGCACGCGAACGGTACAGTGCAAAGCACGACACCGCCATCATCGCGCTCAAGTGTATGGACGGGCGCCTCAATCTGTCCGTAGCCACCAATACCCCGCCCGGTATCATCCAGCCGATCCGCAATCTTGGCGGACGTTTCGACATGGGGTGGCCCCATTTTGGAGAGGTCATGACGGACCAGATCCAGCAGATGGTCCGACATGGTCGCCGGACACTGATCCTCATGAATTACCACTACTCCAAGGGCGATCAACATCGTGGCTGTGCCGGCTGGGGATACAACACCGATGCCGCCCGAGACCATGCGCTTCGGACCAAACGACAAGTAGAGGAGGTCTTTGGCTCGGCACACAGCACCGTGTACCCGCTAGTGTGTGGATTCGAGACCGACGAAGACGCCCTGGTTCTTCACGGAAGTAATCATCGTGACACCTTGGACCTTTCAACCGTTTCCGCTCAAGATCTCGCTTCCCTGCCTGCCTCGTTGTCCCGGCTGTATCCGGACATGCCCGAAGAGATGCAGGAAGATCTCTTGCCGCTCGTGCAGGGCAACATCGCCCATATCGAGGAAGTTAGAAAAAATGATCGGACTCTGGAGATCGTCCATCACGAATGGATGATCGGCATCGGACGAGGGTTTCATTGGCTCCACATGCCGAACCTGGCATTGATCATCGGGCCGCACAGCCCGGAACTGGCCGATCCTCTCAGCAAGGCCGGTGGCATTATCGCGGCCAACATGCGAGATGACCGCATCCCCGACGACGGCTTTCTGCTATTGTCCGTCGCCCCCTACCAAGAGGTCGGTGTCGACCGGGCACGTGCCACGCTCAAGAGCCGTTTCATGGCTGAATTCGCCGCTCACATCATCCGCTCTGACCATGCCAAGATCGCAGACAAGATCAACATACGCAAAGCGGTCCTCTCCTGGCATACACGCGCGCTGGAGCTGATTGTGTGA
- a CDS encoding alpha/beta hydrolase — protein sequence MHEVLLGGLKVRLTGGSDGRGGGNGPVVILLHGFGAPGDDLVPLADVIEVPRGTRWLFPEAPLSLNMGFGDSRAWWIIDFARIQADRAAGRIRDLSVEVPQGLALARERVQAFLKELPRQFPIDYKHAVMGGFSQGAMLTCDAVLHTDYPFTGLVQLSGNLLAQTVWNPLMPKRKGLSVFQSHGIEDDILPHIGAERLRDGLQRAGLVLEWHSFKGGHEIPGQVVRQLGSFLTKRLG from the coding sequence ATGCACGAAGTCTTGCTCGGGGGATTGAAGGTTCGACTCACCGGCGGTTCGGACGGAAGAGGCGGAGGCAATGGTCCGGTCGTCATCCTGCTCCATGGCTTTGGTGCACCGGGCGACGACTTGGTTCCGCTTGCAGATGTGATCGAAGTTCCCCGTGGGACCCGGTGGCTCTTTCCCGAAGCTCCCCTCTCTCTTAATATGGGGTTCGGCGATTCGCGGGCCTGGTGGATTATCGACTTTGCACGTATTCAAGCGGATCGTGCTGCGGGCCGCATTCGAGATTTATCTGTGGAGGTTCCGCAGGGTCTGGCCTTAGCACGGGAGCGTGTCCAGGCATTTTTGAAAGAGCTCCCTAGGCAGTTTCCGATCGATTACAAGCACGCAGTCATGGGTGGATTTTCACAAGGGGCGATGCTCACCTGCGATGCCGTCCTCCATACCGACTATCCATTCACGGGCCTGGTCCAGCTGTCCGGCAATTTGCTGGCGCAGACTGTCTGGAATCCATTGATGCCGAAGCGCAAAGGTCTATCAGTCTTTCAAAGCCATGGCATTGAAGATGACATCCTCCCACACATTGGAGCGGAACGTCTTCGCGACGGGCTGCAGCGAGCCGGCCTTGTCCTGGAATGGCACAGTTTTAAAGGGGGGCATGAGATTCCAGGGCAAGTGGTGAGGCAACTTGGGTCATTTCTTACGAAACGGCTGGGATAA
- a CDS encoding alpha/beta hydrolase, translated as MTSLELIGTDGKRIKGDRIAGTARQILFITGFLSKRWGNKSQALARWCQENGWGFCCYDVRGFGDSEGQFTDYTLSDWIADARVVLDSIKTGPPITIVGNSLGSWIAWLVAQQFPIVEELILIAPAFNMMGERAKTISSEQLHDWHTAGWMPWDEDPLHRAWPLSWKWVEESEQHWAKTFDVVRCVNTTILHGQDDRVIAPDGSRQFANELVRRHPGFPLNLNLIPGDHRLSGSEHLERFRRLVMRQE; from the coding sequence ATGACATCGCTTGAACTCATCGGGACCGATGGCAAACGTATCAAAGGTGATCGAATTGCTGGAACAGCCCGACAGATTCTCTTCATCACCGGGTTTCTCTCGAAGCGGTGGGGCAACAAGAGTCAGGCGTTGGCGCGATGGTGTCAGGAGAACGGGTGGGGATTCTGCTGCTATGATGTGCGCGGCTTCGGCGACTCCGAGGGGCAGTTCACTGATTATACGCTCTCTGATTGGATCGCTGATGCACGCGTGGTCTTAGATTCCATCAAGACTGGTCCGCCGATCACCATCGTCGGGAATTCCCTCGGGAGTTGGATCGCCTGGCTCGTGGCGCAGCAATTTCCCATTGTCGAAGAGCTCATCTTGATCGCTCCGGCATTTAACATGATGGGCGAGCGCGCCAAAACCATCTCGAGCGAACAGCTGCATGACTGGCACACGGCCGGATGGATGCCGTGGGATGAAGACCCGTTACATCGAGCCTGGCCGTTGTCCTGGAAGTGGGTAGAAGAAAGTGAGCAGCATTGGGCGAAGACGTTTGACGTCGTTCGTTGTGTGAACACCACGATTTTGCATGGTCAGGACGATCGAGTCATTGCTCCAGACGGGAGTCGACAGTTCGCCAACGAACTCGTGCGCCGACATCCCGGCTTTCCACTCAACCTGAACCTCATTCCAGGTGATCATCGGCTCAGCGGCTCCGAACATCTCGAGCGATTTCGGCGACTGGTGATGAGGCAGGAGTGA
- a CDS encoding PAS domain-containing sensor histidine kinase: MTPKATKKKRWVRAGPRAPVYQTSDRQGSTVEPARDEFFAEAFRLSPHPIGITELETGLCLEINDAGLNTFGFRREEVIGRTTLLLGIWPDAQDRARLVDRLRSQGTVTNLEVSMRTRCGALRQFLISANLLMLRGKTCLLTIGNDITDRKKAEEALSRTSEELEQRVRERTADLKRINAALQESDERFRLFIEHAPAAIAMFDRDMRYLAASRRWIEDYRLTNEILGRSHYDVLPDAPSRWRDVHQRGLTGEMLSADEDQFSWSDGSSQWITWDVRPWYRGDQVGGIIISTEDVTARVKAKKALHEREERSDQVVRLANFGILDQDHRTGNIYWSPVMREIYGVGPDVPASVDAFIRLIHPEDRAMMVAAIAQASAPVGDDFYSIEHRLVLPNGQVRWISFRAWTLFDLDGPERRPARTLSAMIDITKRKQAEEALKISERRFASFMDHLHGFAWIKDGQGRYLYVNRLFQESLLEGRDWKEKTDQELWPAHVAEPYERNDRTVRETGVPLHTVEVFIQQGGIRHALVSKFPIVDHQGEPALFGGVAVDITERQQTEELLKQQADMLNHSSDAILAWKIGGGIVYWNRGAEGLYGWRSHEVIGRGSHEVLSTNPSPTIADMEACLVREGRWSGELSHVTKDGRRVIVESRLVQVTYGGTDYALESNRDITERKSADETLHRNQLDLHQQQVQLEELTSKLLNAQERERQRIARDLHDDVSQRLAALVLEVASLEQHPASLLGECVPALAPIREQLEQLSDDVHTLAYRLHPSLLEHAGLCPAVEDHIQQVSRRAGVPISLKIAGVPTAISLDHATCLFRVMQESVQNVVKHAQAAVVTVQLRGSSKGVGLSVTDNGKGFDLRDHQALRRGLGLSSMEERLRQLHGYFQIQSQPDGGTKVCAWVPCEEATP; this comes from the coding sequence ATGACACCAAAAGCTACAAAGAAGAAGCGTTGGGTCAGAGCGGGTCCACGTGCACCGGTATACCAGACCAGCGATCGACAAGGAAGCACGGTCGAACCTGCAAGAGACGAGTTCTTCGCCGAAGCCTTCCGCCTCAGTCCCCACCCAATCGGTATTACGGAACTTGAAACCGGGCTTTGCCTGGAGATCAACGACGCGGGCCTCAATACATTCGGGTTTCGTCGTGAGGAAGTCATCGGTCGGACCACGTTGCTGTTGGGGATTTGGCCGGATGCGCAAGATCGGGCCAGACTCGTCGATCGTCTTCGATCCCAAGGGACCGTCACAAATCTCGAAGTGTCGATGCGGACCAGGTGCGGTGCACTGCGGCAGTTCCTGATCTCGGCGAACTTGCTTATGCTTAGAGGGAAAACCTGCCTACTGACGATCGGTAACGACATTACCGACCGTAAGAAGGCTGAAGAGGCCTTGAGTCGGACTTCTGAGGAGTTAGAACAGCGTGTTCGAGAACGAACGGCGGATCTCAAGCGAATCAATGCGGCGCTGCAGGAGAGTGATGAGCGGTTTCGCTTGTTCATCGAGCATGCGCCGGCTGCCATTGCGATGTTTGATCGCGATATGCGGTATCTGGCGGCCAGTCGACGATGGATTGAAGACTACCGCCTGACGAATGAGATCCTCGGTCGATCGCACTACGATGTGTTGCCAGATGCTCCCTCACGCTGGAGGGATGTCCATCAGCGAGGCCTGACAGGGGAGATGTTAAGTGCCGATGAAGACCAGTTCTCTTGGAGCGATGGCTCCAGCCAATGGATCACGTGGGATGTTCGCCCTTGGTACCGCGGTGATCAGGTGGGTGGGATTATCATTTCCACGGAAGATGTGACGGCTCGGGTCAAAGCCAAGAAAGCGCTCCATGAACGAGAGGAACGGTCTGATCAGGTTGTTCGATTAGCCAACTTTGGGATCCTTGATCAGGATCATCGCACGGGGAATATCTATTGGTCTCCGGTCATGCGGGAAATCTACGGGGTCGGGCCTGATGTCCCTGCTTCGGTTGATGCGTTTATTCGACTGATTCATCCGGAAGACCGTGCCATGATGGTTGCGGCGATCGCGCAGGCTTCCGCCCCGGTGGGCGATGATTTCTATTCGATCGAACACCGTCTAGTTTTGCCGAACGGCCAGGTGCGGTGGATCAGTTTTCGAGCCTGGACCTTGTTTGACCTGGACGGACCGGAGCGCCGTCCGGCTCGGACATTAAGTGCGATGATCGACATTACGAAACGCAAACAGGCCGAGGAGGCGCTGAAAATCAGCGAGCGCCGGTTTGCTTCTTTTATGGATCACTTGCATGGGTTTGCGTGGATCAAAGATGGCCAGGGTCGATATCTGTATGTGAATCGACTCTTTCAAGAATCCCTGCTGGAAGGACGAGACTGGAAAGAAAAGACCGATCAGGAGTTGTGGCCGGCACACGTGGCCGAACCCTATGAGCGCAACGATCGGACGGTACGGGAGACCGGAGTTCCGCTGCACACCGTCGAGGTCTTCATCCAACAGGGAGGGATTCGACACGCCCTTGTCAGTAAGTTTCCCATCGTTGATCACCAAGGAGAGCCGGCCTTGTTCGGGGGGGTGGCCGTCGACATCACCGAGCGTCAGCAGACGGAAGAGCTGCTCAAACAGCAGGCCGACATGTTGAACCATTCCAGCGATGCGATCCTGGCATGGAAGATCGGTGGCGGGATCGTCTACTGGAATCGTGGGGCTGAAGGGCTCTATGGTTGGCGATCCCATGAGGTGATTGGTCGCGGGAGCCATGAGGTGCTCAGTACGAACCCATCGCCGACGATCGCAGATATGGAAGCCTGTCTGGTTCGAGAAGGTCGGTGGTCCGGTGAGCTGTCTCATGTCACCAAAGACGGGCGGCGGGTGATTGTGGAGAGCCGGCTGGTGCAAGTCACCTATGGTGGAACGGACTACGCCTTGGAGTCCAATCGTGATATTACGGAACGCAAGAGTGCGGACGAGACGCTGCATCGTAACCAGTTGGATCTGCATCAGCAACAAGTGCAATTGGAGGAGCTGACCTCCAAACTCTTGAACGCGCAAGAACGTGAGCGTCAACGTATCGCGCGGGACCTACACGACGATGTGAGCCAACGCTTGGCTGCCTTGGTATTGGAAGTGGCCTCGTTGGAACAACATCCGGCCTCTCTATTAGGTGAGTGTGTCCCAGCGCTTGCACCGATCCGAGAGCAGCTGGAACAGTTGTCAGATGATGTGCACACCCTCGCATATCGGTTGCACCCCTCGCTCCTCGAGCATGCCGGACTTTGTCCCGCAGTTGAGGATCATATTCAACAAGTGTCCCGTCGCGCAGGTGTACCCATTTCTCTCAAGATCGCCGGGGTGCCGACGGCGATTTCGCTCGATCATGCGACCTGCCTCTTCCGCGTCATGCAGGAAAGTGTGCAAAATGTGGTCAAGCACGCCCAAGCGGCGGTTGTGACGGTCCAGCTTCGAGGATCATCGAAAGGAGTTGGGTTGTCTGTGACGGATAACGGTAAGGGGTTTGATCTCCGTGATCACCAAGCCCTCCGACGGGGGTTGGGGTTGAGCAGTATGGAGGAACGGTTGCGACAACTGCACGGGTATTTTCAGATTCAGTCTCAACCGGACGGAGGGACAAAGGTGTGCGCCTGGGTGCCTTGTGAGGAGGCGACCCCATGA
- a CDS encoding response regulator, producing MKRPRILMADDHAIVLAGLRKLVEAEGEVVGMVEDGRSLVEAAQELRPDIVLLDISMPLLNGLDAARQLTKLVPESKLIFLTMHATPTYATEAFKAGAAGYLIKRSAAVELKQAIQAVMRGQHYMTPLITKDVLAATLQSADGPSTKPLVSALTQRQREVLQLVAEGKGTKTIASILNISVKTVEFHKFRMMGELNLHSTAELIKYAIAEGLVSVSS from the coding sequence ATGAAGCGACCACGTATCTTGATGGCAGATGATCATGCGATTGTCCTAGCCGGGCTTCGGAAGTTGGTGGAAGCCGAGGGTGAGGTGGTGGGAATGGTGGAAGATGGGCGTTCGCTGGTCGAGGCCGCCCAAGAGCTGCGGCCTGATATTGTGTTGCTTGATATCTCGATGCCGCTCCTGAATGGCCTGGATGCGGCTCGTCAGTTGACCAAGCTGGTACCGGAGAGCAAGTTGATCTTCCTCACCATGCATGCGACTCCTACGTATGCCACGGAAGCCTTTAAAGCGGGCGCCGCAGGGTATCTCATCAAGCGATCCGCAGCCGTGGAACTCAAGCAAGCCATCCAGGCCGTCATGCGAGGCCAGCACTATATGACCCCGCTCATTACCAAGGACGTGTTGGCCGCCACGCTTCAGTCCGCGGATGGTCCATCAACCAAGCCGTTAGTCAGTGCCCTCACTCAGCGGCAACGCGAGGTCTTGCAGCTTGTGGCTGAGGGAAAGGGGACCAAGACAATTGCCTCCATTCTGAATATCTCAGTGAAGACCGTAGAGTTTCACAAATTCAGGATGATGGGCGAACTCAATCTGCATTCCACTGCCGAATTAATTAAGTACGCGATAGCCGAAGGCCTCGTCAGCGTCTCCTCCTAA
- a CDS encoding MlaA family lipoprotein, translated as MLAIALMLASGCAVAKGSTASSMVQPEQHAQPILLADASPQATPPATSSDSSPDEPFDPFAKSDVEGMEEYDPWEPLNTKFFEFNRQLDRWILKPVAKGYNFVVPNVVQVGVSNVFYNSRVTPRLLNNLFQGKFKGAGIEAGRFLINTTVGIGGFFDVAQRFNLTTPEEDTGQTLGFYGVKPGPYLMVPLLGPYTVRDLIGYGGDIVLNPIYWLIVPVMHNIDAIPTVVDVEEQAATYAISLAARATEIVNDRSLNLEKFQGVEESTLDLYAAVRNAYLQKRAKAIRE; from the coding sequence GTGCTAGCCATTGCTTTAATGCTGGCTTCTGGCTGTGCCGTGGCCAAAGGTTCAACAGCCTCTTCGATGGTTCAGCCCGAGCAACATGCTCAACCCATCCTGCTTGCTGACGCTTCCCCTCAAGCGACACCGCCTGCGACGAGCAGCGATTCATCTCCGGACGAGCCATTCGATCCCTTCGCCAAGTCGGATGTTGAAGGGATGGAAGAGTATGATCCCTGGGAACCGCTCAATACCAAATTCTTTGAATTCAATCGGCAACTGGATCGGTGGATCCTGAAACCGGTTGCCAAAGGCTACAACTTCGTCGTACCGAACGTTGTCCAAGTCGGTGTCAGCAATGTCTTCTACAATAGCCGTGTGACCCCCCGATTGCTGAATAATCTGTTCCAAGGGAAATTCAAGGGCGCAGGGATCGAAGCAGGACGGTTTCTCATCAATACCACCGTTGGAATCGGTGGATTTTTTGATGTGGCCCAACGATTCAATCTCACCACACCAGAAGAAGATACCGGGCAGACGCTCGGATTTTATGGAGTTAAGCCCGGCCCCTACCTGATGGTACCGCTTCTTGGGCCCTATACCGTTCGAGATCTGATTGGGTATGGCGGTGACATCGTTCTCAATCCGATTTATTGGCTCATCGTCCCCGTCATGCATAACATCGATGCCATTCCAACTGTGGTTGATGTAGAGGAGCAAGCAGCCACATATGCCATCTCGCTTGCCGCGCGTGCGACAGAAATTGTAAACGACCGCTCTCTGAACTTAGAAAAGTTTCAAGGGGTTGAAGAATCGACCCTGGATCTTTACGCCGCAGTCAGAAACGCCTACCTGCAGAAGCGAGCAAAGGCCATCCGTGAATAG
- a CDS encoding TIR domain-containing protein, protein MPSVFLSYSREDLPLIEQLAARLRASSPEVSLWRDQEKIYGGQKWPKVLGEAIADQDVFLLAWSKHAASSHFVELEWNTAVALKKTIIPCLLDETPLAPSLRAFHGYPLQDVAGLTTSLAAALPADQSRRTPVLAKLDDITSRNETVVLAQAKAVFAQQQWTVQGNVYQAGGDIHIHNESATARVPEKTKPLVEKWQAWSGLAVATLTAVTLLLDLPAKWSRAPPPAVPFEQPLAGMVLDEVTHEPLPAVIVSLPDFDMKKTTGADGFFSFRVTSQKQARVKFTAQKNGYNSYLNYANLGNTDLRFPLEKGK, encoded by the coding sequence ATGCCTAGCGTCTTTCTGAGCTACTCCAGAGAAGATCTGCCGTTGATCGAACAACTTGCGGCACGCCTTCGAGCTTCGTCACCCGAGGTTTCTCTCTGGCGTGATCAGGAAAAGATCTACGGAGGACAGAAATGGCCCAAGGTCTTGGGCGAAGCAATTGCCGATCAGGATGTCTTTCTGCTGGCCTGGTCGAAGCACGCGGCGTCATCCCATTTCGTTGAGCTGGAATGGAATACAGCCGTCGCGCTCAAGAAGACCATCATCCCCTGCCTGCTGGATGAGACGCCGCTGGCTCCATCGCTCAGAGCATTTCATGGGTATCCACTGCAGGATGTCGCTGGGTTAACCACTTCCCTAGCCGCTGCGCTGCCGGCTGACCAGAGCAGACGAACGCCCGTCCTTGCCAAGCTGGATGACATCACGTCGCGAAACGAGACCGTTGTGCTCGCACAGGCCAAGGCCGTCTTCGCACAGCAACAATGGACGGTTCAAGGCAATGTCTACCAAGCCGGCGGCGACATTCACATTCACAACGAGTCTGCGACCGCACGTGTGCCCGAAAAAACTAAACCCCTTGTCGAGAAATGGCAGGCCTGGTCCGGCTTAGCCGTCGCGACTCTCACCGCCGTCACGCTCCTCCTGGATCTTCCAGCGAAGTGGAGTAGGGCACCGCCGCCGGCCGTGCCTTTCGAGCAGCCGCTCGCGGGGATGGTGCTGGACGAGGTGACACATGAACCCCTCCCAGCCGTCATCGTCTCCCTGCCCGATTTTGACATGAAGAAAACGACAGGGGCCGACGGTTTCTTTAGCTTTCGCGTGACAAGCCAGAAGCAAGCACGGGTGAAGTTCACCGCCCAGAAGAATGGGTACAACAGCTACTTGAACTACGCCAACTTGGGGAACACGGATCTCCGTTTCCCACTAGAGAAGGGGAAATAG
- a CDS encoding HugZ family pyridoxamine 5'-phosphate oxidase, with protein MSSLRQHNSGPDSDGPEVPEPSHAERARTLVYLQQTGSLSTLSRKQPGWPFGSVMPYALDAQGQPVFLISTMAMHTQNLLGDPRASLLVTPPESRRDPLGAARVTLMGSVTKVPKEERDEVRTCYLARHAQASYWVDYQDFGFFRMALAEIYFVGGFGSMGWVAPNDYARATVDPLANDAASLVHELNMEQVETLLLLARVFGNPDAQQPTVTALDRLGFHLRFTTPDRMQGGRVAFTSPVGNASEVRAGLAGLAAQAEAGMHVLHSL; from the coding sequence ATGTCCTCTTTGCGACAACACAATAGCGGGCCGGATTCAGACGGGCCTGAGGTTCCGGAGCCCTCCCATGCTGAGCGGGCCAGGACGTTGGTCTATCTTCAGCAGACCGGCAGTCTGTCGACGCTCTCCCGCAAGCAGCCAGGCTGGCCATTTGGATCGGTGATGCCCTACGCCCTGGATGCTCAGGGGCAACCGGTCTTTCTCATCAGCACGATGGCCATGCATACGCAAAACCTGCTGGGCGATCCCCGCGCCAGCCTTCTGGTAACACCGCCGGAGAGTCGGCGCGATCCTCTTGGTGCAGCCAGAGTGACGTTGATGGGGTCGGTGACCAAGGTACCGAAAGAGGAGCGTGACGAGGTTCGTACGTGCTATCTGGCACGCCATGCTCAGGCCTCGTACTGGGTGGATTACCAAGACTTCGGGTTTTTCCGCATGGCGCTAGCGGAGATTTACTTTGTCGGAGGGTTTGGGTCGATGGGGTGGGTGGCGCCGAATGACTATGCAAGGGCAACAGTAGATCCGCTGGCGAATGACGCGGCGAGCCTGGTTCATGAGCTTAATATGGAGCAGGTAGAGACGCTGTTGCTTCTAGCCCGTGTCTTTGGCAATCCGGACGCGCAGCAGCCGACGGTGACGGCACTGGATCGATTGGGCTTTCATCTTCGATTCACTACCCCAGACCGCATGCAGGGTGGACGGGTGGCGTTTACCAGTCCCGTGGGCAACGCATCTGAAGTTCGGGCTGGCCTTGCCGGTTTGGCCGCTCAAGCGGAGGCGGGTATGCACGTGCTACATTCGCTGTAG